One genomic region from Leptospiraceae bacterium encodes:
- a CDS encoding IS3 family transposase (programmed frameshift), with protein MKKKGKYSEEFKEQAVKRTLSGSFTIKEVAESLGINYHTLQSWRKEYLQKQESGMPLTDKQVKEHEELRNLRKENMKLKEENAIFKKVCSHALKRTVDRYTFMEASNETFPIMSMARILDVSKSGYYKYRNRCKDELSKYCPEIIEHLKNTWKKSKKTYGLIRLLDAVKKVDKSYGARRVRRMMELLAIKGKQEKKFKISTTDSKHNERIARDLVKRNFSPKEKNKIWVSDVTYIKQKESWLYLCVIIDLYSRKVVGWSLSEKNDSELITTTLDKAIRSRRPGRGLIFHTDRGSNYCSRKTRIKLIENKIIRSNSRKGNCWDNAVAESYFSTLKREMEVNVFYDLEDAKKEFFDYIEIFYNRQRTHSFLGYKTPTEYEEMAA; from the exons ATGAAAAAGAAAGGAAAATACTCTGAAGAGTTCAAGGAACAGGCGGTAAAAAGGACATTGAGTGGTTCATTTACAATAAAAGAAGTAGCGGAATCACTGGGTATAAATTATCATACTCTACAGAGCTGGAGAAAGGAATACCTACAAAAACAGGAAAGTGGAATGCCGTTGACAGATAAGCAAGTAAAGGAACATGAGGAATTAAGAAATCTTCGCAAGGAAAATATGAAGTTAAAGGAGGAGAATGCAATTT TTAAAAAAGTTTGCAGCCATGCTCTCAAGAGAACAGTAGATAGATACACATTTATGGAAGCGAGTAATGAAACATTTCCAATTATGAGTATGGCAAGAATATTAGATGTATCTAAATCAGGATATTACAAATATCGAAATCGTTGTAAGGACGAGTTATCAAAATATTGTCCTGAAATCATAGAGCATTTGAAGAATACCTGGAAGAAGAGTAAAAAGACCTATGGGCTTATTCGTTTACTTGATGCGGTAAAGAAAGTGGACAAATCTTATGGTGCTCGCAGGGTGCGTAGGATGATGGAATTACTGGCGATAAAGGGCAAACAGGAGAAAAAGTTTAAGATTTCAACGACTGATTCAAAGCATAACGAACGTATAGCAAGAGACCTTGTTAAGAGGAACTTTTCCCCTAAAGAGAAGAATAAGATTTGGGTATCGGATGTAACGTATATAAAGCAAAAGGAAAGTTGGTTATATCTCTGTGTGATCATAGATTTGTATTCGAGAAAGGTAGTGGGTTGGAGTCTATCAGAGAAGAATGATTCGGAACTGATAACAACAACTCTTGATAAGGCAATACGGTCTCGTCGACCAGGACGTGGGCTTATTTTCCATACGGATCGTGGATCTAATTATTGCTCGCGAAAGACAAGAATCAAGTTAATTGAAAATAAAATAATAAGAAGTAATAGTAGAAAAGGAAACTGCTGGGATAATGCAGTGGCTGAATCATACTTCAGTACCTTAAAAAGAGAAATGGAAGTAAATGTGTTTTACGATCTGGAAGATGCAAAAAAAGAGTTTTTTGATTATATTGAAATATTTTATAATCGACAAAGAACGCATTCTTTTTTAGGATATAAAACTCCCACAGAATATGAGGAAATGGCTGCGTAG